Proteins encoded within one genomic window of Platichthys flesus chromosome 13, fPlaFle2.1, whole genome shotgun sequence:
- the serpine3 gene encoding probable serpin E3, whose translation MRRPPVASLLICFWLVERSHCNGSLQESMGVLHTRFALSLYQTLTETENNSNLIVSPVSVSLSLGLLQFGARGNTLAQLEGTLGYNVNDAKVHDLLLHSQGDESNTSQGMWLQQTCTLFIQSGVQLLTEFTQHAAVWANTSVVRANFSQPNHTRSPQESPNHNHDETWPLQAGSSSGELSGSGEAQTEALWWGHRLQMALVNTVAFRGIWQKHFLFTNTQNLPFTLSDGSAIKVPMMYQATEVSFGQFRTASDLRYTVLELPYLGRSLSLQLVLPSERKTPLSSLDSQLNTRQLASWDTGLRRTKMDIFLPRFRIQNKFNLRSVLPAMGISDAFNPTAADFTGISVEEGLYVSDAFHEVRIEVTEDGTKAAAATAMVLLKRSRAPVFKADRPFLFLLRQVNTGSVLFMGRVMNPADQAP comes from the exons ATGCGTCGCCCGCCGGTGGCTTCACTCCTTATTTGCTTCTGGTTGGTGGAGAGGAGCCACTGTAACGGTAGCCTGCAGGAGAGCATGGGAGTATTGCACACCAGGTTCGCCCTCAGCCTCTACCAGACGCTCACCGAGACGGAGAACAACTCCAACCTGATCGTGTCTCCTGTGAGCGTCTCCTTGTCTCTGGGTCTGCTGCAGTTTGGGGCCAGGGGCAACACGCTCGCTCAGCTGGAGGGCACGCTGGGTTACAACGTCAACG ACGCTAAGGTACATGACCTCCTGTTGCATTCCCAGGGTGACGAGAGCAACACCAGCCAGGggatgtggctgcagcagaCGTGCACGTTATTCATCCAGAGTGGTGTTCAGCTCCTGACTGAGTTCACACAGCACGCAGCCGTCTGGGCCAACACCAGTGTGGTCCGGGCCAACTTCAGCCAACCCAACCACACCCGCAGCCCGCAGGAGAGCCCGAACCACAACCATG ATGAGACGTGGCCCCTCCAGGCAGGAAGCAGCAGCGGGGAGCTGTCGGGCTCGGGCGAGGCCCAGACGGAGGCTCTGTGGTGGGGCCACCGGCTGCAGATGGCCCTGGTCAACACGGTGGCCTTCAGGGGCATCTGGCAGAAACACTTCCTCTTCACCAACACCCAGAACCTTCCCTTCACCCTCTCCGACGGGAGCGCTATCAAGGTGCCCATGATGTACCAGGCCACAGAGGTCAGCTTCG GTCAGTTCAGGACGGCATCAGACCTGCGTTACACCGTGCTGGAGCTGCCTTACCTGGGCCGCTCCCTGAGCCTGCAGTTGGTCCTGCCCAGCGAGAGGAAGACGCCGCTGTCCTCCCTTGACTCCCAGCTCAACACTCGCCAACTGGCGTCCTGGGACACTGGCCTACGCAGAACCAAGATGGACATTTTCCTGCCCAG GTTCAGGATACAGAACAAGTTTAACCTGAGGTCGGTGCTTCCCGCCATGGGCATCAGTGACGCCTTTAACCCAACAGCGGCTGACTTCACTGGGATTTCAG TGGAGGAGGGCCTTTATGTGTCTGATGCTTTCCATGAAGTGAGGATAGAAGTCACAGAAGACGGGACaaaggctgctgctgccacag CTATGGTGCTACTGAAACGATCCCGTGCTCCTGTTTTCAAGGCGGACCGGCCgtttttgtttctgctgcgACAGGTTAACACAG GATCCGTCTTATTCATGGGCCGAGTGATGAACCCAGCAGACCAAGCACCCTGA